Genomic window (Neorhizobium galegae bv. orientalis str. HAMBI 540):
GCAATCGCCTTGGCGATGCCCCAGCCGATGCCCGAACTGGCGCCGGTGACGATGGCAATACGGTCCTTGATCGAAATCATTTGAAACTTCTCCCCTGATTAATACGCTTAGGCGCGTGAAATTCCTTCATAAAGCGCTTCGAGCCCGCGCCGGTCGCTGACCCCGAGCTTGCGATAGGCACGCTGACGGTAGGTGACGATACTCGAAAGCGCGAGCCCGACCTTTTCGGAAATTTCCCGATGTGTGCGGCCGAGTAGCAGGCCGGCGGAAACCTCTGCCTCACGGCCCGAAAGTGCAAACCCCGCCTGCAGCAGCCGCCCGGCGATCTCCTGCTGCGGCGGATGCAACGGTGCCGTCTGCGGCCTGCCTTGGAGCCGCACATGCTTGACGACCATGGCCATCAGCAGCGGCGCGGAGGCTTCCAGCCGTTCGACCGCGGAGAGCGGGAACGGGCCGCTTTCGCGGGTGCGATAGAGGCTGGCGAAGATCCGCGGCTCCTCCGAATGATAGATGGTCAGGCGTTCCAGCACATGGGCGCGCTCGTAACAGTCTCGGCGGTATTCGGGATCGCGGATGCCGTTCCAAGCCTGGCGCACCACCTGCACCTTGGCAAGTCCGGGGCCTCCGTTCAGCATCTGGCGGGTCACCCGGTCGCGTAGCCAATAACGGCGGGCATAGTCGAGCGAGGCGCGCTCGGCAAAGCCCGGAATGGTCGAGTGATAACCGCAGGCGAAGAGATAGGTGAGCGACCCGTCTTCCTCGGCCTGGAAGGCGGAACAGAAATCGGTGCCGGCGATGCCGCGCAGGGTTTCCAGCAATTTTTCGGGAAAGCCGGGCTCGCCGACCTCGTCCACGAGGGCAGCCATGACGGCCACGTTGTCTCCATCAAGCGCAGGCATTGACGCCTCCAGGGTTGAGAATAAATCCGTCGTGGGCATGTCCACCTGCAAGGTGGACATGGGAGGGTCGGCAAGGGCCTACCATCACGGCCAATGCAACAAGCCTGGATATGGAGGAACCACCATGGTTGACGCACCAAAGCTTCGCAAACTCTATCACTTTTCCTACCCCTGCCGCGATGGCGAGGAGACTCGCAAGTTCTACGAGGACCTGCTTGGCCTGCCGCTGGTCAATTGCATGACCGCCGACAAGGTGCCGTCGACGGGCGAAGAAAAGCCCTACGCGCATTTCTTCTTCGAAATGGGCGACGGCTCCTACATGGCCTTCTTCGACCTCGGCGAAAACGCCATGCCGCTTCCCTCGCCGAACACGCCGGACTGGGTCCAGCACTTCGCGATGGAAGTCGATTCCGTCGAAGAGGTTCTTCAGATGAAGAAGCGTCTTCAGGATGCCGGCGTGAAGACCACCGACGTCATCGACCACGAGTTCATCAACTCGATCTACTTCTTCGACCCGAACGGCCTTCGCCTCGAAGTGACGGCCCGCACGGAAGAGCCGGGCTATCTGGAACAGGCGGCTTCGGAAGCCCATGACGCCATGAAGGCATGGGTGAAGAAGAAGGCCGGGATGATTGCGGCGAAGTCGGCTGCGGCTTGAGGTAGCCAATCGGGGACCGGACGAATGGCCGGTCCCCGATCCCGCCGTGAAGGCGGGAGATGAAATCGGAGCACCACCGATCCAGCCTTGACGGTGGTGCTTTTCATTAAAGCTCACGGTCAAACCTCCCGATGATCCGGAGCCCGCCCCCGACAAGCTCCGGCTTGTCTTTCAAGACAACAACCCCTGCCGCCTGCTCCAGTCGATCACCCGGTCGATGCAGGCTTTTAAGAGCTCCGGCTGGCCGAGGTAATAGTGGGTCGCGTGCGGGATGGTCATGTATT
Coding sequences:
- a CDS encoding VOC family protein, producing MVDAPKLRKLYHFSYPCRDGEETRKFYEDLLGLPLVNCMTADKVPSTGEEKPYAHFFFEMGDGSYMAFFDLGENAMPLPSPNTPDWVQHFAMEVDSVEEVLQMKKRLQDAGVKTTDVIDHEFINSIYFFDPNGLRLEVTARTEEPGYLEQAASEAHDAMKAWVKKKAGMIAAKSAAA
- a CDS encoding helix-turn-helix transcriptional regulator; amino-acid sequence: MPALDGDNVAVMAALVDEVGEPGFPEKLLETLRGIAGTDFCSAFQAEEDGSLTYLFACGYHSTIPGFAERASLDYARRYWLRDRVTRQMLNGGPGLAKVQVVRQAWNGIRDPEYRRDCYERAHVLERLTIYHSEEPRIFASLYRTRESGPFPLSAVERLEASAPLLMAMVVKHVRLQGRPQTAPLHPPQQEIAGRLLQAGFALSGREAEVSAGLLLGRTHREISEKVGLALSSIVTYRQRAYRKLGVSDRRGLEALYEGISRA